CAATTGTTCAGCATTTTTACGTGCTTCTAAAATTGCAGCTTCATCCAAATTGTCAGCACGGATTGCAGTATCTGCAAGAACCGTTACAACATGAGGTTGAACTTCTAAAACACCGCCAGATACATAGACGATTTCTTCTGTACCATTTTCCAACTGAACACGAATTGGGCCCGGTTGAAGCAAGGTTACTAGTGGAGCATGTCCTGGCAAAATACCAAGTTCACCACCAGCACCTTTCGCGATTAACATCGTTACTGCGCCAGAGTAAATAGACTCTTTAACACTTACGACATCACATTGCATAGTCGCCATGAGATGATCTCCTTAAATTAGAGTTTCTCAGCTTTAGCAATCACTTCGTCAATACCACCAACCATATAGAACGCTTGTTCTGGGATGTGATCGTATTCACCAGCTAATAGACCTTTAAAGCCACGAATCGTTTCTTTAAGCGGTACTAATTTACCAGGAGCACCAGTAAACACTTCAGCTACATGGAATGGTTGAGAGAAGAAACGTTGGATTTTACGCGCACGGTAAACAACCAATTTGTCTTCTTCAGCTAACTCATCCATACCCAAGATTGCGATGATGTCTTTAAGCTCTTTATAACGTTGCAATACGTTTTGTACTGCACGCGCAATTTCATAGTGCTCTTGACCAACAACTAATGGGTCTAACTGACGTGAAGTTGAGTCAAGTGGATCGATCGCTGGATAGATACCAGAAGATGCGATGTCACGGCTCAATACTACTGTTGCATCTAAGTGAGCAAATGTAGTTGCAGGAGATGGATCTGTTAAGTCATCGGCAGGTACATATACTGCTTGGATCGATGTGATCGAGCCAGATTTAGTAGATGTAATACGCTCTTGAAGAACACCCATTTCTTCTGCAAGTGTAGGTTGGTAACCTACCGCAGATGGCATACGACCTAACAATGCTGATACTTCAGTACCCGCAAGTGTATAACGGTAGATGTTGTCGACGAACAATAATACGTCACGACCTTTACCATTTTCGTCTTTTTGATCACGGAAGTATTCAGCCATAGTCAAACCAGTTAACGCTACGCGTAAACGGTTACCTGGTGGCTCGTTCATCTGACCGTAGACCATTGCTACTTTGTCAAGAACGTTAGAATCTTTCATTTCGTGATAGAAGTCGTTACCTTCACGAGTACGCTCACCAACACCAGCAAACACAGATAAACCTGAGTGAGCTTTAGCGATGTTGTTGATCAACTCCATCATGTTAACGGTTTTACCAACACCAGCACCACCGAATAAACCAACTTTACCACCTTTTGCGAACGGGCAAAGTAAGTCAATTACTTTAATACCAGTTTCTAAAAGGTCAGTAGAAGCTGCTTGTTCAGCATAAGAAGGTGCTTGACGGTGAATCGGCAAACGCTCTTCAGTTGCTACAGGACCTGCTTCATCGATAGGACGACCCAAAACGTCCATGATACGACCAAGCGTAGCTGGACCTACTGGAACAGAAATCGGTGCATTTGTGCTAGTTACATTAAGGCCACGTTTAAGACCTTCTGTAGAACCCATTGCGATGGTACGAACAACACCATCGCCAAGCTGTTGCTGAACTTCTAATGTAGTTTCAGTACCGTCAACTTGGAGAGCGTCATAGATCTTAGGAACGCTATTGCGCTCAAACTCGACGTCGATAACCGCGCCGATGATCTGAATGATACGACCGCTACTCATTGCTGTCTCCTCAATTCAAACTTAATAATGTTAAACGGCAGCGGCACCGCCAACGATCTCGGAAATTTCCTGAGTAATCGCGGCTTGACGCAGCTTGTTGTAAATGAGTTGTAGGTCTTTAATCAATTGTCCTGCGTTGTCTGTCGCTGCTTTCATCGCGACCATACGAGCTGACTGCTCACATGCAACGTTTTCAATCACACCTTGATAAACCATAGACTCGATATAGCGAACCAACAAACCATTTAACAATTCTTCTGCTTCTGGTTCGTAGATATAGTCCCAACCATAAGTACGGTTGAGATCATCGCCTTCTTCTGCTGGTGCTAAAGGAACAAGTTGTTCTACTTTAGGCTGCTGAGTCATTGCATTAACGAAGCCATTTGATACGAGATAGATACGATCTAATTCGCCTTTATCAAATGCATCAAGCATAACTTGGACTGAGCCAGTTAACTGTTCCAAACTCGGCGCATCGCCAAGTTGGGTAGTTGCACCGAGCACTTTACCGCCGTAATTCTTAAAAAACGAAACCGCTTTTTGACCAATTAAAGCAAATTCAACTTCAATTGACTGCTGTTGTTGTGCTTTGACATGCTGCACAACTTTCTTGAACAAGTTAATGTTCAAGCCACCTGCCAAACCACGATCTGAAGACACTACGATATAGCCAACGCGCTTAACCGGGCGATCAACCATATAACGGTGTTTGTATTCAGGGTTTGCTTGTACCAAGTGAGCAATTACACGGCGCATATTATCGGCATACGGACGGCCCTGAGCCATGCGCTCTTGCGCACGACGCATTTTAGAAGCAGCTACCATTTGCATCGCGCGAGTAATCTTTTGCGTGCTCTTGATACTAGCTACTTTGGCGCGAATTTCTTTTAAATTTGCCATACGCTTAACCTAGTATTCGAAAGCTCTTTCGAGCTTCCGAAGGTTGATCCGTGAACCAAACTTAACTAAAACTGAACTTAGTAAGTTTGAGTCGCTTTAAAGCTTTCAATACCTGCTTTGATTGCTGCTTCGATGTCTTTGTTATAGTCACCAGTTTCATCGATTTGTTTCATCAACGGAGCATATTCTGAGCGGAAGTAAGAAATTAACGCAGCATCAAAGTCTACGATTTTCTTAACTTCTACGTCAGCCATATAGCCTTCGTTAGATGCATAAACAGAAACAGCTTGGTCAGCAATTGAGTAAGGAGCATATTGTTTTTGCTTCATTAACTCAGTTACACGTTGACCATGTTCAAGTTGCTTACGAGTTGCTTCGTCAAGGTCAGAAGCGAACTGAGCAAACGCAGCCAATTCACGGTATTGTGCTAAAGCGGTACGGATACCACCAGACAATTTTTTGATGATCTTAGTTTGAGCAGAACCACCAACACGAGATACAGAGATACCCGCATTCACAGCAGGACGAATACCTGCGTTGAATAATGATGTTTCTAAGAAGATCTGACCGTCAGTAATCGAAATTACGTTCGTTGGTACGAATGCAGATACGTCACCTGCTTGAGTTTCAATAATTGGCAATGCAGTTAAAGAACCAGTTTGACCAGTTACTGCGCCATTAGTGAATTTCTCAACGTAATCAGCAGATACACGAGAAGCACGTTCAAGAAGACGTGAGTGAAGATAGAATACGTCACCCGGATACGCTTCACGACCTGGTGGACGACGTAAAAGTAATGAAATTTGACGGTAAGCAACAGCTTGCTTAGACAAATCATCATAAATAATAAGAGCGTCTTCACCGCGGTCACGGAAGTATTCACCCATTGTACAGCCAGAGTACGGAGCTAAGTACTGCATTGCAGCAGGATCAGCAGCCGCAGCAGCGACAACAGTTGTATACGCCATAGCGCCAGTTTCTTCTAGCTTACGTACAACGTTTGCAATTGTTGATTGTTTTTGACCAATCGCAACGTATACACACTTAATGCCAGAGTTTTTCTGAGCGATAATCGCATCGATCGCCATCGCTGTTTTACCAGTTTGACGGTCACCGATGATCAACTCACGTTGGCCACGGCCAACAGGAATCATTGTATCAACTGATTTATAACCAGTTTGAACAGGCTCATCTACAGATTGACGCCAAATTACGCCTGGTGCTACTTTTTCAACAGCATCAGTTAATTTCGCATCAATTGGGCCTTTGCCATCAATTGGGTTACCCAAAGCATCGACAACACGGCCAAGAAGTTCAGGACCAACTGGAACTTCTAATACACGACCTGTACAACGAGCTTTTTGACCTTCTTGAAGGCTTAGGTAGTTACCTAAAACAACGGCACCCACTGAATCCTGTTCTAGGTTCAGTGCCATACCAAATAAGCCGCCGTCGAATTCGATCATTTCACCGTACATTGCATCAGCAAGACCGTGAATGCGCACGATACCGTCGGATACCATAACAATGGTACCTTCGTTTTTAGCGGTCGCGCTGGTGTCCAGATCTCCGATACGCTGTTTAATGAGCGCACTGATCTCGGATGGATTCAGTTGTTGCATTGCGCTATTCCTCAATCTTTTATTAGTTCAGTCTTCATCATTTGCATTATGCAAGAAGACGAGTACGCATTTTTTCAAGCTTGTTAAGCGCAGAATCATCTATCACTTGATCGCCTGCACGAATTACAACACCTGCAATAAGCTCAGGTTTAACTTCAACTGAAACAGTTACAGTACTGTTAAAACGCTTTTCTAAAGCAGATTTCAACAGTTGCTCTTGTTCAGCAGTTAATGGGAAAGCCGATTCAATCACGACATCCACATTGTTGTTATTCTGTGATTTAAGCTGTTCATATTCTGCTTCAATTTCAGGTAACAACATTAAACGATCGTTATCTGCAAGAAGTGTCAAAAAGTTAGACACTGCTTGAGATTGATCTTCACCTAAAACTTTAGCAAAAAGCTTCACTTGCTCCGCAGGAGTAAGTTCAGGGCGATTTAAATAAGCGGAAAATGCTTCGTCTTGCACCGCAGCACTGAGCACTTGTAACGCATTCGACCAATTGTCTGTTGCACCTTGCTCAGAAGCATAAGCAAATGCTGCTTTGGCATACGGACGTGCCAACGTCAAGAGTTCAGCCATAATTCGCCTCGCTTAAAGTTTAGCAGCCAGCTGAGACAGCATGGCGTTATGAGCTTCTGCGTCAACTTGCTGGTTCAGGATTTTTTCTGCACCAGTTACTGCCAAAGCAGCTACTTGTTGACGTAATTCTTCGCGAGCAGAATTGATTTCTTGATCAACAGCTTCTTTAGCCTGTTGACGAATACGCTCACCTTCAGCCGCAGCTTGAGTACGAGCTTCTTCGATCAATTGCGCTGCACGACGGTTCGCTTGTTCGATCAATTGAGCCGCTTGTGCTTTAGCTGCATCAAGCTCTTGCTTAACTTGCGCTTGTGCATCGGCAAGGTCAGCTTTCGCTTTTTCTGCTGCATTTAAGCCATCAGCAATTTTACGCTGACGCTCACTAATCGCATTGATTAGTGGTGGCCAAACAAACTTCATGCAGAATGCAACAAAGAATGCAAACGCAATCGCTTGACCAATCAATGTGAGGTTGATATTCATTGCAATTCCTCAAATAGTGGATTTAGGAATTAAGATGATTAACCTACAAATGGATTAGCGAAGATGAAGAACAAGCCAATACCAACACCGATCATAGGCACAGCATCAAGAAGACCCGCGATTAAGAACATACGAGTTTGAAGTTGTGGAGCCAATTCTGGTTGACGAGCAACAGCTTCTAAAAAGCGACCACCCAAAAGACCAAAACCAATCGCAGTACCCAAAGCACCGAAAGCGATCAAGATAGCAGATGCAATTGCAACTAGACCTAAAGTGAGTTCCATGAAAAATTCCTCAGAGGTTAGGTTATTACCAAATTAAATTAAAAAAATTCAGCCCAACCATCATTTGATAGTTAGGCAATACCATTAATGTTTTTCGCTTGCCATGCTCAAGTAAACGATGGTAAGCATCATAAAGATGAATGCCTGCAACGTGATTACAAGAATGTGGAAGATCGCCCAAGGCACAGACAACGCCCATTGAATCCAGAACGGCAATAAAGCAATTAGGATAAAGATCAACTCACCGGCATACATGTTACCGAATAGTCGGAGAGCTAATGAAATCGGACGAGCAAGGAATGTTACCAATTCCAAAATCAAGTTCACTGGAATAAGCAACGCTTTTGCAACTGGGTTACTTGGGTTAAATGGGTTAAGTGCCAACTCGCCAACGAAACCACCAACACCCTTTTCGCGGATGCTGTAGAACAAGATAAGTACAAATACAGATAAAGACATACCTAAAGTAATGTTTGGATCTGTAGATGGAACGATCTTGAAGTAAACGTGGTGAGGGTCCATACCAAATACGTTTGCACCTACAAACGCTGCAACTTGAGGAATCCAGTCAACTGGGATCAAGTCCATTAAGTTCATGAGGAAAATCCACACGAAAATAGTGAGTGCAAGCGGAGCGATTAAACGTGATTTGCCATGAAAAGTATCACGGACACTTGAGTCAACAAACTCAATGATCATTTCAATTGCAGACTGGAATTTAGTTGGAACACCTGCATTAGCAGCTTTCGCAACGATCCAGAATAACAAACAGAAAATAACACCAAGGCCAATTGACCAACCCATTGAATCCAAGTGAATTGCAGTGAACCCCATCGAATGAGCTTCTTCAGCAGTCTCAGCCAATTTCCATGTACCGTCTGGCATTTTGCCATAGGTCATATTGGTCAAGTGATGCTTGATATACTCTGTCGAAGTGAGGGCATGTTCTTCAGCAGCCATAAATCACACCTGGTCAATGTCAATTACTAAAAAGAAGGGAAACGAACATCGGCGCACTGTCGATATCTCGCTACCCTCCAAAAAATCTTCAATTCTTCTTGTTTCTACACCCGTTTTTGTAGACGTGACACCCAGAACGGAGCGACCCACGACATTGCCTGAACGAGAATAAAACCAAACAGCAATGCTAACGGTGATAAAGGTTTAACATTGCTCAAAATCAAAATAAATCCAACGATCATGATTGCAAATTTGCCTAACATGCCCCTATACATGTTAGACAGCACTTGTTTTGATGCTCGTGCACCTGCTGTTCTGAAGGATTGCCACGAAAAATAACTCGTCGCAAGCCAGCAGACCAACGCACCAAGTGCCGCACTTAATGCTGCTGTCATGTCTTTTATGCTCCACGCTACAAGAGCGGAAACAGGGATCATACATGCTTGTAAGAAGACCAAAGCTTTTGCTAATCGTCGGTCAATCAAGCGACTAGTTTGGCTCATTTTTATCCACTCACAGCATAAATGCTTGACAAGTTTAGCTGATGATCGCTTTTAATCGCAGGCATTATAGAGTTACACCCCTGAACATGCAATCTTTTCCCGACTTTAGTCGGGGTTTTTCATGACAGGTGGTACTGACGCTACAGTCAGCCTTTGTTTATTTTTTATGTTACTTTTGCGTACTTAATACACATTTATCAGTTTTTATCGCCAGTTTCTTCCATGCAGTGACGAAATCATCCTCATTATTCATGCTCTCGTCTACTGGCTGAAAAGTAATGTTACCTAATTTTTGATATTGATTCTTAGTGGTAAAACTTTCTGCCAATAAACACATCTGATTTTTTGGTCGGCTATCATTAAGATATTTAATTTGAGCTGCTGTTGGCGCCACATGAGGATCATCTGTTAAAGCACCAGCGAATTTTAAGTTTAATGAACGCTCTAAATATTGATAGGCGTCATGATATGCCCAATATGGCTTACCATTACTTGAGCTATCATAGGCTTGTGCCGCCTGTAACATTTTACGAGCAAAGATATTGGCATTATTCCAGTACTTTGCCTTATTTTCAGGGTGTTGCTGAGAGCGTAAAGCAGCAATAAAGAAACCGATTCGAACTGCATTGTTGGGCTCTAACCATACATGAGTATCTACTGTATTAGGTAAAGCTGCACCACGTGTACTGCGCTGCGGCAAAACAGAAACGATGCCACTATCTAATAGTGCAATTGCCTTTTTATTATTACCCAACAACTTATTTAAAGGCGCTTCATGCGCTTTACCCAGCCAAATCACCAAAGATGCGTCATTAATTGCTTTACGGTGTGCTGGAGTTAATTGTACGTCATGTCCAGTTTGCCCTTTTAATAAGAGTTGTGGTTCTTCAACCCCCTGAGTGACTTCTTTTGCAATCAGATAAATCGGGTGCGTAGAAACCACCAAACCCTGACTCCACCCTAACGTACTCAAAAGAGAGAACATACTGAAAACAAAAAAACGGAACATGACAGACCATCAATTTAAATTAGCTCGAAGCATGTTATA
This genomic stretch from Acinetobacter pittii harbors:
- the atpC gene encoding F0F1 ATP synthase subunit epsilon encodes the protein MATMQCDVVSVKESIYSGAVTMLIAKGAGGELGILPGHAPLVTLLQPGPIRVQLENGTEEIVYVSGGVLEVQPHVVTVLADTAIRADNLDEAAILEARKNAEQLLANQKSDLDSAAALAALAETAAQLETIRKIKNRAL
- the znuA gene encoding metal ABC transporter substrate-binding protein — encoded protein: MFRFFVFSMFSLLSTLGWSQGLVVSTHPIYLIAKEVTQGVEEPQLLLKGQTGHDVQLTPAHRKAINDASLVIWLGKAHEAPLNKLLGNNKKAIALLDSGIVSVLPQRSTRGAALPNTVDTHVWLEPNNAVRIGFFIAALRSQQHPENKAKYWNNANIFARKMLQAAQAYDSSSNGKPYWAYHDAYQYLERSLNLKFAGALTDDPHVAPTAAQIKYLNDSRPKNQMCLLAESFTTKNQYQKLGNITFQPVDESMNNEDDFVTAWKKLAIKTDKCVLSTQK
- the atpF gene encoding F0F1 ATP synthase subunit B, whose amino-acid sequence is MNINLTLIGQAIAFAFFVAFCMKFVWPPLINAISERQRKIADGLNAAEKAKADLADAQAQVKQELDAAKAQAAQLIEQANRRAAQLIEEARTQAAAEGERIRQQAKEAVDQEINSAREELRQQVAALAVTGAEKILNQQVDAEAHNAMLSQLAAKL
- the atpH gene encoding F0F1 ATP synthase subunit delta — protein: MAELLTLARPYAKAAFAYASEQGATDNWSNALQVLSAAVQDEAFSAYLNRPELTPAEQVKLFAKVLGEDQSQAVSNFLTLLADNDRLMLLPEIEAEYEQLKSQNNNNVDVVIESAFPLTAEQEQLLKSALEKRFNSTVTVSVEVKPELIAGVVIRAGDQVIDDSALNKLEKMRTRLLA
- the atpD gene encoding F0F1 ATP synthase subunit beta: MSSGRIIQIIGAVIDVEFERNSVPKIYDALQVDGTETTLEVQQQLGDGVVRTIAMGSTEGLKRGLNVTSTNAPISVPVGPATLGRIMDVLGRPIDEAGPVATEERLPIHRQAPSYAEQAASTDLLETGIKVIDLLCPFAKGGKVGLFGGAGVGKTVNMMELINNIAKAHSGLSVFAGVGERTREGNDFYHEMKDSNVLDKVAMVYGQMNEPPGNRLRVALTGLTMAEYFRDQKDENGKGRDVLLFVDNIYRYTLAGTEVSALLGRMPSAVGYQPTLAEEMGVLQERITSTKSGSITSIQAVYVPADDLTDPSPATTFAHLDATVVLSRDIASSGIYPAIDPLDSTSRQLDPLVVGQEHYEIARAVQNVLQRYKELKDIIAILGMDELAEEDKLVVYRARKIQRFFSQPFHVAEVFTGAPGKLVPLKETIRGFKGLLAGEYDHIPEQAFYMVGGIDEVIAKAEKL
- the atpE gene encoding F0F1 ATP synthase subunit C, which codes for MELTLGLVAIASAILIAFGALGTAIGFGLLGGRFLEAVARQPELAPQLQTRMFLIAGLLDAVPMIGVGIGLFFIFANPFVG
- the atpA gene encoding F0F1 ATP synthase subunit alpha, with product MQQLNPSEISALIKQRIGDLDTSATAKNEGTIVMVSDGIVRIHGLADAMYGEMIEFDGGLFGMALNLEQDSVGAVVLGNYLSLQEGQKARCTGRVLEVPVGPELLGRVVDALGNPIDGKGPIDAKLTDAVEKVAPGVIWRQSVDEPVQTGYKSVDTMIPVGRGQRELIIGDRQTGKTAMAIDAIIAQKNSGIKCVYVAIGQKQSTIANVVRKLEETGAMAYTTVVAAAAADPAAMQYLAPYSGCTMGEYFRDRGEDALIIYDDLSKQAVAYRQISLLLRRPPGREAYPGDVFYLHSRLLERASRVSADYVEKFTNGAVTGQTGSLTALPIIETQAGDVSAFVPTNVISITDGQIFLETSLFNAGIRPAVNAGISVSRVGGSAQTKIIKKLSGGIRTALAQYRELAAFAQFASDLDEATRKQLEHGQRVTELMKQKQYAPYSIADQAVSVYASNEGYMADVEVKKIVDFDAALISYFRSEYAPLMKQIDETGDYNKDIEAAIKAGIESFKATQTY
- the atpG gene encoding F0F1 ATP synthase subunit gamma; this translates as MANLKEIRAKVASIKSTQKITRAMQMVAASKMRRAQERMAQGRPYADNMRRVIAHLVQANPEYKHRYMVDRPVKRVGYIVVSSDRGLAGGLNINLFKKVVQHVKAQQQQSIEVEFALIGQKAVSFFKNYGGKVLGATTQLGDAPSLEQLTGSVQVMLDAFDKGELDRIYLVSNGFVNAMTQQPKVEQLVPLAPAEEGDDLNRTYGWDYIYEPEAEELLNGLLVRYIESMVYQGVIENVACEQSARMVAMKAATDNAGQLIKDLQLIYNKLRQAAITQEISEIVGGAAAV
- the atpB gene encoding F0F1 ATP synthase subunit A yields the protein MAAEEHALTSTEYIKHHLTNMTYGKMPDGTWKLAETAEEAHSMGFTAIHLDSMGWSIGLGVIFCLLFWIVAKAANAGVPTKFQSAIEMIIEFVDSSVRDTFHGKSRLIAPLALTIFVWIFLMNLMDLIPVDWIPQVAAFVGANVFGMDPHHVYFKIVPSTDPNITLGMSLSVFVLILFYSIREKGVGGFVGELALNPFNPSNPVAKALLIPVNLILELVTFLARPISLALRLFGNMYAGELIFILIALLPFWIQWALSVPWAIFHILVITLQAFIFMMLTIVYLSMASEKH
- the atpI gene encoding ATP synthase subunit I, with translation MSQTSRLIDRRLAKALVFLQACMIPVSALVAWSIKDMTAALSAALGALVCWLATSYFSWQSFRTAGARASKQVLSNMYRGMLGKFAIMIVGFILILSNVKPLSPLALLFGFILVQAMSWVAPFWVSRLQKRV